In Lolium perenne isolate Kyuss_39 chromosome 5, Kyuss_2.0, whole genome shotgun sequence, the sequence CCTATTAGTAGCAGGACCAGGGCCGTTTGGAGTCTGAGGATAGCATGTACGAATTGATTTCACACTGATACAttacaaaaaaaacaaaataatgttAGTATATATTTATATTGTTCTTTCTTTGGGGATGGTTATACTGCTTTCTTTGGGGGGAGAGGAATGCATGCTTCAATGACCCTTACCTGCCAACAGCTGAAAAGATCTTCATAAGATTCTGGTAAGAAGGATCACCAGGAAGATTTTCTGCAACAACAATTCGGGACTACGAGAGAGAGGGAGACAAATAAACCAGCGTCGATCATCCAAAATTACAAAATGTATGTGCAAAGACATTCATGAATACCTGGAACTCCTGCATATCAGATTCAGTAAATGGATGTCGACGTTTTACTCTTTTCCCATCACCACTTACAATCTACAATGTAAGGTTGTAAGTAGATATACATACCTATTTTATTCTAGGATATAAGTAGACAATTGCCAACATTTTGCTCTTTTTTCGAACGAAAAGTTCTCACTACAGAAAACAACTTATATGTATCTTACCACATGGAAAGACTTACAAGTTTTGATGAGGTGCGGAGAGCTGCAGCAAGCATTGTGTTGTTATGCACTAAAGCTTTTATTTTCTTGAAGCCAGCAATAACTGATATTGGCACTGCACTTAGGGAGGCAGCATGTTACTTGCCAGCATACATTAGCTGGAAGATTGTATAGAACAAATTCTAAAGATTTGGACCAAAGACGAAGACACGAAACCCACCTTATAACCAACTATGAGTACCAGATAAGTTAAACAAACAAAAACACAGTGTTTTAATTTAGCCAATATAAAAAGCATAAGATGCATCTAGATGGAACAGACATGAGGATCTTTGACTTCTCTCTTTCTGGTAAAGCAAAACAACAGAATGATGAATACAATGCCGTGTTATCGTAAGACTTGCAAGAAAAATGTCTAGTCCCAACAAATGTGATTGCTACTGAAGGAACAAACTACAGGCATAAGCACATCAACAGATCCGTCTAGATGCAAATCTGGAGTTATCCAGAAAAGTAGATCCAAATGTAAATATGGAACTTACCATATCCCTGAGGATCCTTGCTAATAAATCTCATCAGATGTTCCGTAGTAGCCAGGTTTATGTCACTGAAATAATACTCCACCTACAAAATTCCAACTATGAAGATAAGAACAGGTAAAAGCAAAATAAAAGGGGAACAGAACACATAGAGAACATTATCATTGATCATTGCCCTGGAGTTCTCTACCGATAAAAATAACAGGACCATCGTTGTTGCCAAGACTTAATTTCAAATTACAATGCATCCCAGATAACTCCACTTAATATACCATTTCCAGATACAGTAGTTTGTTAACTGATTAAATGCATTACAAGGAAATTATCTCTAATATTGACATTGCACTACGTAAAGCTGCCTCTCAGACAAAATAGAAGTCCCATTAAACTATTAACTGGCAACCATTCCCTCTGAGACAAAATAGAAGTCCCACCAAACCATTAACTGGCAACCATTCAACACAGATGCAAAAACATTGCCCAGAGAAAGAACTAGTCGCATTTCAACACTCTTAAGCCAAGGTAGGATAGTGTGATTTTTCATTGAAGGTAAAGATCCCTAAGTATGTCGTGCACAAAAGAAAATATGCATGTTGAACTTTCTCAATATTTAGCAATGGTGCCTGCTTTTGTTAATCTGCCAGATAGTCTGAAAGATGATAGTACAAAGTATAATGGGAAGGTTCTGATTTTTGCAATTTCACCACTCTATTTCCTCCCATGAATCCAGCATATTTAATCAGGATGAAAATAGCCATGCATCCACTTTTGAAGCAAGCAACACACATGAAACTATTAACTTCTAAATATTCTCCCATCTCAACTATGTCTGGCTAATCCCCTGCAGCATGCAGGCTGGCTATCTTTAGTATGGTACAAGAATTACGAGTCGACGAGTCGAGCCGAGTCGTCCAGGTACCGACTCATAGACTAGCCGTGACTAGTCTACCCTACTGCTCGACTAGTCGGCATATACTTTAGCAGTCGCTTGTACAAAATACTATCATATATGAAAACCAAATAAGAGATTTAATAACTAAAACTGACATAATTTCAACACAAGTTACATAAATAATTATGCTAGAGCCTAGAACATCATGGCATAGGCCTCAAATTATCTCCTCTAGATAAAGTTCCTAATTTTGGCTCCCGAGAGCCTCACTTAACGAGGAAAATTTTGAGTCGACAGACTCAGGAAGCAGGACTAGTCGGTCGACTCGTCGACTCATGGAACTAGTCGAAACGACCATCTGAATCGACAGTGAAATAACGACTTGTAGACTAGTCGCTCAACTCATAATCCATGGTATGGTAGTTATCCTGTTGTCAAGGTCCACAACAAATATGGTTTTTCATGATTGTGGCGCATACTGAAGCAACCTTTAGGATAAATAGGTACAAGCATACTTTGTTTCATTTTTCCTACTTTCATATCTTGATTCTCTTCTGTAGAGTAGAAATGTTTTAGTACAAGAACAATCAGAGAGATTCAACCAATTCATGTAAAGCAGATGCCAAAAAATCAAACTAAGAATGATTAACCCCATAGTCAATACAAAAAAAAACTACAAAAAGAAATGGAGCTGTTCCCAAAACAAAGAACAGATAAACTGACCAGAAAGGGCACATTCTGATGCACTGAAATGTCCCCAAGTCACTCCCACGTTTCTACTTAGTGAAGAGAAAAGAGCCCCTCCTAGTTACTCGGAAAAAAGTTACCCCCAAGGAAAAATTAGCAAACATGTATTCCTAATGCTGAGCTCAACAGTGTGCTACCATTTATTTAATTCCCCGACTTAACCAGTACACATCCTTCTCGAAAAGAAAATTATTCCCAACGGATGACTGGGCACATTACGCATCATTGTCCCAGCGGTAGACTGGACTAATAAGAACCTACTATTTCGGTCACAGATAAGTCAACTGGGACATGCCTTAAAACAAGGTTTAATTTTGGCTCAAACGGTTGGATGCAGCAGAGTTATATGTTGTTCTGACGGTCTCAATGTGGTCCAAGCAATGAATGAGGGAGGCTGCTCTAATGGAGCTTcagctgcaatccttgatgactgctATCACCTAGCTTCCAAATTTCTGAAGGTTAAGTTCGAACATAATTTTCGTGATGCAAACTCGGTAGCTCGTGAATTAGCTAGGCTAGCTCGTGGATCTGATCAACAAGTCTGGTTAGATGAGCCCCAGGTCAATGATGTAACTTGTATTTTGAATGAATAATGAGGTATGTTTATGTCAAAAAAAAAGGAGAGAGAGACACACACACGATCTCCTACTTCAAATCAACTCGATCCTAAATGTTGTCCAAAAAAGCGAGACCGACCTGCTTGGTAATCTTTTGCGCCACCTCATCGGCAAGCCCGTCGGCCGTGGACGGCTCAGCCGCCGCTGGCGCCGAGCGCTCCAATTCCGGCTCCGGCTCCTTGGCAACAAATCCAGCGCCAACCCTCACCGGCGCAAAGAAGTCGAATGGCGGGGGAGGCGGGGGCGCCGCGAAGAAAGCCGTgcgaggcggcggtggaggcgctgcGAACACGCGGACCATCGCTCGTCGTGGTGGCACCACCGCGGCGACCCGCGGCACAAACTCTGGCGCCTGCGCGTTGAGGCGGCTGTTGGAGCCGCTCCTCTGCAGGCTCCCAGGCCGCTCCGACGGCTCCACGGCGAACCAGCCGGCGGCGATCTGGTCGGGCACCTCCTGCTGCGGCATCAGGGTTAGGGTTTGGGCGgctgcggtggcggtggcggtagtAGCACGATGGCAACCACTACTAGCTAGAGAGCAAGAGGCAACAGTTGAAGATTCCTCTAGTAgtagtggcggtggcggtggcgcggcGAGAGCTTGGATAGTGGCGGAGATGGGGTTTCTCAAAGGTAGGGTTCCGGTGAGGCCGGGTTATTTATACGCGCTGACCATCGCGGGCTTCTTCCGGCGGAGAGCTGAGCTGGAGGCAACCGGGGTGCGGGCTCGGGTGCACCCGGCGTACGGTGGACTTCGTTGCCAGCCGTCCGATTACTTCTAAGTTCTAAGATGCGTGCCTTTTATCTCTTGGTGTTTAGGCGTACATAACAGGACTAGTAAAAGGTACGTGCTATGCACGTCAAGTTGATAAAATTGTGAATATGGTTTAAAAGTAATGTGCCTGTTTTATAATTATGATTACACAAGCAAAATTCGTTTATGGAAGCAACTTTTTTCAGGAGCTAATCGACTCATTCACAACCATTTTGGTCGAGTTTTGCTAAAGATTGATGATATTCTATTGTTATTGATTTggatggattttcaaagttgatTGTGCAGACCTGAAAATAAATAGAGCTAGATCAAGTAATTTGGTTGTAAAAACTTTGTTGCCGTTGTGATAAAAGTATGAAATTGACTAataaaacaacacatatataagtTACTTCTTTCCATTTATAAACAAAAATCGACGACTCTTATTTAGGGAATACGCCAACAGCCCAATACCATCATTGACTTGATTGCTGGACTGCTGTAAGAGCAAGTGCAGTCGTTTATTCAATTTTGGATGGCTATCAGAGTCCCTATTTGGATTATATTAGTAAAAAAAGCTCTACTGAGTTGGTCGTCTCGTACTGGACCCAGGCAGAAAACAACTCTCTCTTCCTCAGCATCATCCGATGAAATTGAGGCAAAATAATCCACTCCCCTTTTCTCTTCTTAACCTCACATGATATTGCCAAATCGGGCCATGGAATCGGCAAATTGTTGTGTGCATTGCCAGATGAATTCTCATAGGGATTGCAGAGATGGAAGCCTAAGAACGGATCTGAATCTCCATGGACCGGTGGACAGGACAGCTTAAGGCTGCGGATGGCTCGAACTCGGGCCGGAGCACCCGGACGACCGGCGGATGCTGCTCCGATGGGCAGCCTCGAGCTTGGGCCGGAGGACCTGGTCGACCAGCAGATGTTACGTTTCTCCTACGGATAGCACCAAGCTTGTACTCAGCTCCGATGGGTAGCTCTGGCCGGAGTTCTACTCGGCGCTACAACTGGGTCTCCCAAGGTGGTCTGCTGCAGTGCTGCAGCTAGCGCTGCTCCTGCGCTTGCTCTTCGCGTGCATCAGCCGAGCGGCTCTGTGCCAGGGCCGGCGAGAATTGGGGGACAGCAGAGGGAGCCGGCAGCGCCGCGATAAGTTTAGAAAGTCCTACAACCTCTTGTTTTGGCGCGTGTCCGTACAGAGCGAATCCACGATATTTCAGCCGTTAGATCAACTCGGTTGTGTACTGATGAACGGTAGATATTCACCTAGTGTGACAAATCAACGGCTAATATTTGGTTCTGCACTCTGGTACATGGCTAATCCAAATTCGAAAACTCGCCTACTATAGTAGTAGAGATATTAACTTTGATATAGTGAATAATGTAACTAGTGAACATAGTTCAAATTAGATACGACAAATATAGTTGGAGCTAAACGACTATTTATTACAGTACTactcttcttctttttttctttttttttgcgggtaaaactGGACCTttattagagcatgtctaacagacctcTTATTTTTCTACCCCTTAAAACACGAGTAGAGGGTCCTGTATTCACTTTTCGCTGGCCGAAAACTtgtccgagctagcagaccccgtatccccaCACCGTAAAATAGAATCCTACGGAATATTCTGTTTtcagcggcggcgcgcgggtggctatggcggcggcgcggggaaaaCGGTTGGGAATTCTGAAATGTCCGCGCGCCCTAGTGAAATGGGATGAGGGGTTGGCCCTGTATTCAGCCTCCCGCCCCGTACAAGTAAGGGGCGAAGAGCCGCCTCGTAGCCAAAACTGTAAAAAATCGACGCAGGGGCCtgtttacggggtctgctagacggccgggtagcgcCCAACCCCTTATTTtagcggttattatacgggtttagcccttttaaggggtctgttaggCATGCTCTTAGACAGTAGGGCTTACAAGGGACTCACACTCAATCTCCTGAAGCGCAACAACAGGTCCTGAGCCGAGCCAAGTTACAGTACTACTACGCATAGTTCTTGCAAATTTTGCGAGAACATGACCAACCCTAACCTGTCCACGATCACCTTTACAAAGGAGCAAGGTCTACTAGCAGAAACTAAAACTTTTATCTCTGAAACTACATGACTATGGATAGACCGATCCATCCCCGGAGCTTGAATCATCGAAACCATTTGTGCCGAGTCTGTGTCAATGATGACCGGAAGGGAGGAATGAGCCAGGGCAAGATCCAGCCCGACCAGACACGCTTGTAGTTCTGCCTCTAGCGGTTCAATACAGGGGCTGATCCACTTGCATGCAGAGAAGACAATCACACTCGTGTCATCTCTGAGCATCATGCCTGCTCCACCAACACCATCCTTGAAGGATCCATCAATTGTAAGCTTAACGGATCCAGCATTTGGTTTAAGCCAGGGTTTTGCGGGCATCACCTAACGAACGACAGTAGAGGTGGGGAGCGCGGTGACGATCGGCAACTTCCCCTTCAAGATGGCCTCTGTCGAATGTGCCTTGACATCATTCAGCAATCGACTATAGCTGAGAAGAAAGCTCCTGGAGCTTGCTGGGCTGGGTAGAGGTTTTGAATGTGTGACCTCATTACGAGCATGCCAAACACGCCAGGCCACCAGTAGTGTGGTATCAATCGCATCAGCTGGCAGGTTGGCGATCACAGACCGAAACCAAGGTCGGTTTTGGGCCCAGAATAAATCCTCGGAGGGGAGAATCCATGAAGCACGCATACACCTCCACAAATTAAGGGCATGGGGACAACGAGATAGGGCGTGTCGTGTATCCTCTTCCTCCAATCCACAGATCAGGCATGTACCAGTAACTGGAATATGCCTCTGACGTTTGTTTCCCTCGGTGGCCAGAGCTTCCAAGGCAGCATTCCAAGCAAAAAAATTAACTTTCGGAGGTACATTAGCCCTCCAAATCTTCCGCCAACAAATATCGTCTCCCTCTGGCTGTGCACTAGATGATGCAAAGTTAGTATGTGCAGGAAGCTCGGAGATTCCTAGCTTGTACGCGCTACTGACAGAGAAAACACCATTCTTTTCTGGCATCCAGGCAATAACATCATCAGCCCCTATCCTCGAGGGTTTAATGGCCAAAATTGCGTCTGGGTCCACCGGGAGGAAGGTGGAGTGAATGATCGGAATGTTCCAGCTTCCATCTACTCCCAAAAGTTCAGAGACCAAGCGTATACGGCTCCTTCTTCTCGGAGAAAAAACTTTCCCATATGAATTTCTGGGGATCCAACTGTCCCGCCACACCCTAATTTGCTTACCATTTCCAACCCTCCAAACTAGACCTTTTTTCAGAAGCTCAAGACCATGTGTGATGGTTGTCCAGGTACTCGAAAGATTGCCAGAAAAAAACAGTATCGCTGAGAACTCCATGCGGGTAATACTTGGACTTCAAAACCCAGGCGCATAAGCTATTGGGAAAGGCGATCAGCCGCCACGCCTGCTGAGCCAATAAAGCTTGGTTGAAGATTCTCATGTCCCTGAAACCTTGACCTCCTTGATATTTTGTTTGTATCAATTTATCCTAGCTCACCCAATGGGTCTTCCTCTTTCCATGCTCCACGCCCCACCAATAATCTCGGATCAGCCTAGTTAATTCATCACATAGGGTAAACGGCAGTTTAAAAACACCCATGACATACGTAGGTATTGCTTGTGCCACAGCTTGAATAAAGATTGCACGAGCACTCTGTGACATCCAGTCATAGCCACAGTCCATCAATTTCTTGCTTAGACGAGCCTGCAAAATCTCAAAACGCCCCGTATGCATTCTACCAGAAGGGGTGGGCAGCCCTAAGCACTTGTCCTCAAATTATACAGTGATCACTTGGAGTGTATTACGAATTTCCAGTTGCACCTCTTGAGCCACCGAGGCAGCAAAGGAGATAGAACATTTACTAGGATTGATTAACTGCTATGTTCCAGCTTCAAAAATCTCCATAACATGCTTGATACGTGCAGCTTCTTCCGTGGTAGCTCGGAAAAATAGCAATGTATCGTCCGCGAACAACAAGTGAGAGATACCAAGGGCACTCCTACAATTTTTAATAGGGGAAATACCACGATGCTGGACTTCATGTGACAATAACGAAGACAGACCATCAGCCACAAATAAAAATGGAGAGGGGGACAAGGGGTCTCCTTGTCTTAGACCGCGCGTAGGAGAAAATGCTTCCAATAAGGTCCCATTGAATTTTATCGAATACCTCACAGTGGTAACACATGCCATTATCCATTGTATCCAACTGTGAGAAAACCCCATCTTTTTCATTGTCTTCTCCAAAAACGCCCAGTCAACTCTATCATAGGCCTTTGATAAGTCCAATTTGTATGCGCAAAACTTCGAATTCGTAGGGGATCCATGCTCCATAAAATGCAAACATTCAAAAGCAAGCAAAGCATTGTCAGTAATGAGTCTCCCAGGAACGAAGGCACTTTGATTTTCTGATATGACACCTTCCAGCAAAGGTCGTAGCCTATTAACCAAGCACTTAGAAACCACTTTAtagatcacattgcaaaggccaaTTGGCCTATAGTCTTTTAGCTCCAAGGGATCATCAGTTTTTGGAATCAAAAACAATACAGGTATCGTTGACCCCCTCCGGCATATTTCCAGTGGCAAAGAACTGTTGAACCGCCTTAATAACATCATCACGCATGATATATATCCCAATTCCGTTGGTAGAACCGGGCCGGGAAGCCATCAGGCCCAGGCGCCTTAAGCGGCCCAATCTGAAATAGTGCGTCAGAAATTTCCTTCACCGAAAAATCCTTGCACAACTTTGTGTTCATATCCTCATCAATTAACTCCTGGGTGAGTGCAATAATCGGAACACCATTGATGGTAGGACCACGAGTGTacaagtgtttgaagaaggacatTATCGTACGTTCCATGTCCGAAGGCACCATTTTAATGGCACCACCGACATCCTTAAGTTTTGTAATTTTATTTCTACGGGCATGCCACTTAGCTTTCTGATGAAAGTACATCGTATTACGGTCACCTTCACGAAGCCAATCAATGCGGGAGCGCTGAAGCCACAACATCTCCTCCTTGTAGAGGAGCTCATTCATAGCATATGTTGCCTCTCTAATAACCGAGCTATCGGCACCTGAAGCAAGCAGTATCTTGATGTGTTCTCTCATACGGTTCAATTCCCTGGTGACATTGCCAAATTTCCTTTTACCCCAAGACTGTAGCTTGTCCATTGTTTGGCGCAGCCCTTCCCTAATTGAGCCAAGATCATGAACGTTCCCCATGTCCTTCCAAGCTGCTTCAATAACCTCCttcattgaaaatactgaaatcccTAATGAAAATacggttacacctgttaatttacCTGAgactgatgatcctgatgaagattatgtggaacttgatgatgattttattgataaatataATGCTACTACTAGTACAAGTAaccttaaaaagcttcttgcacaacatgctgttagatataaactgtctcctgatcctaaatttgtcacatctcctataaacattaaggataaggattatgatttttctcttcatttatctcatatatctattgttgagaaaacacctttttgtggtactgaaaaagaaagtgatgtagagcacatgaatgagctttctactttaagtagcttgttttctgatgatgttaagatgcgtacttattttgttgctaaattttttcctttctcattaaaggatgatgctaagatttggtataatattttgcctcctgattctattgatagtccaagttgtttgcttgatgttttctttcaaaaatattttcctgctagtgctcaacatattgctctgcagaaaatttatagtttcgaCCAAGAAGATggggagaaattgcctgaagcttgggcaaggttttgctctcttattagagctcggcctggacatgatttggaaaagcatgatttacttgatatattttatagtggactaaccattgagtctagggcatacctggatagttgtgctgattgtgttttcaggaaaagagttgaacaagattctcaacgaactaaagaaactagtggtccctctaagaaaaagaaaaagaaacataaaactgttgtagaatcttctgaacctgttaatgatcctaatagtatttctatttctgatgctgaaactgaaagtggtaatgaacatgataaagataatgataagaatgatgtttccgaTAAAAAAGAGATTgaaaatgaacctgaaaagcatgctaaaaataaaaagtacactaaagaagattttattgctaagaaacatggtaatgaaagagaaccttgggttcaaaagaaaatgccttttcctgctaagaaactaaagtcaaaggaggaggaacactataataaattttgtgattggatgaaacctttgtttttgcaaatccctttgactgatgctattaaattgcctccttattcaaagtatatgaaagatattgtctctaacaaaaggaaaattcctaatgaggagatttccactatgctcgctaattactctttcaatggcaaggttccaaagaagctgggagacccaggtataccaactatcccttgttccatcaagaataattatgttagaactgctctatgtgatttgggagcaggagttagtgtgatgcctttctctctttacaagagacttgatttagataagttgataccaaccgatatatctttgcaaatggctgataaatctactgttgttcctgttggcatatgtgaagatgttcctgttcaagttactcaaaattgcttaatattaactgattttgttgtgttggaaatgcctgaagatgataatatgtctattattcttggaagaccctttcttaatactgcaggggctgttattgattgcaataaaggaaaagtcactttcaatgttgatgacaaggaacatactgtctattttcccaagaggattgataaagtatatggagttaatacgatttttaatttgagaactatcaaggtgggaactattgattgtcctatatatgagcctaaagaagaatatcaaactattgtgattggatccatatcaattcaatataaggtaacgtgattgatttgaggtttatttcttcttatgtcatgtaaaatttatttggtagcaagacttgatcaaccttgttaacaattaTATTTTAAATGCATGAGAGAGCTAAACAAcacttctttctttctccacttgttttacttgttgtagtactacttgttttgcaagatgctttagtcgtttaaaattttggaaatctttttcctACCCTGAAATAATTATTTTAACACTCAGAAATATGCATTTttcgaaattttcaaaaaattacaaaaattataccgttggtcctatttttcgaaatgcaacctgggagtgcctggggctgaccagtggggcaccccagggcggcACCCCATGTGccagcgcggcctagagggggggcgcgccaccctctggtgagggcccctcctggccccacttagtcatcccttccactcattgaactctctctcccgaaaaaactcgtaccagttcgttctcactcgcgttttcgccCAAGAGCTcgggatttttcgatctccttgctcatccCATCTTTGTTGCTGAAATTTGGAgcatttgttctccggtatgtgactccttcgattatccaatTATAATTTTgaatggttgagtatatcttgagaaatttgctgctgtaggtgacatgttaagtgagcttgcatgcttgattCAAGTTGTAGAAatgagttttgatgcatgtttagtactctagcaagttcctatagtagtttccctcaattatatatcttgaaatcaagttttataatgattgttgaaaaatttcagaaaatggagtggaatagacatcaactcaatcaacatgaattggaggtgcatgaagttatgagagtccaccgtgaagagggggtatacccctcctactacccatgcaccgatttcatgaaGAGTGCAGGGATCTTCcaggatgttcaaagtctaatttctaatgcagggttagaagattttgttgttggtgaaccttaccaatatgcaaaactaaccatgtcagtggtgcagaaTTTTGAATaccattggtcccaacctaaccccatggttcaatataaaatctacaataaaactatcaacttgcctcttgatgatttttgtgcagttatcaaagtgccacagtggggatcatgtgagaagattagAGGGCAGCCACCGCAACTCTTAAAACTTTAcgagatgatctgtcaagggagaagcttctcagatgagagtggtaaaattcgtagtattcaactcccatctattcgctattttgcttactttatcaccaagtgcgtccttgctagaaagaatgcaaataagttatccatccatgatttggttttcttagctgctgcattgcaacgtgatagaacttaaaatttgggtgctttgatagcttttaggcttgccactaaccgtgataaaggaggaatttgtgggggtctcattgcctctcgtttgctagctatgcatggtgtagaacctcaccctcttgatattcagctctccgtagagaaacttgatattgtttccatgataaaacatgactttgtttctaattGGTCTAACTCGAATAACTTGTCCTATGagataacctttttcaagaaGAAGTGGAGAGTAACTAAAACTGAAAGACTagttggattgcctgcacctgctttgtttaaccttgattccaggaaaaattggtcggtcacagaaggtgaacttgatgcatacatagagaggTGCAGCCATCAAGCAGGGGATGgcgtggaggaggccgaggacccCCTCGACTTGCcatcgatgcagcaagttcttcacatcagTATTCTGGGCATGTGGAACCTTCATCCTTCTCTTCTGCACAGGGATC encodes:
- the LOC127319557 gene encoding la-related protein 6B encodes the protein MPQQEVPDQIAAGWFAVEPSERPGSLQRSGSNSRLNAQAPEFVPRVAAVVPPRRAMVRVFAAPPPPPRTAFFAAPPPPPPFDFFAPVRVGAGFVAKEPEPELERSAPAAAEPSTADGLADEVAQKITKQVEYYFSDINLATTEHLMRFISKDPQGYVPISVIAGFKKIKALVHNNTMLAAALRTSSKLIVSGDGKRVKRRHPFTESDMQEFQSRIVVAENLPGDPSYQNLMKIFSAVGSVKSIRTCYPQTPNGPGPATNRSAKLDMLFANKLHAFVEYETHQDAEKAILELNDEKNWRNGLRVRLLNTCMTKGPVKGKKGAHEGDGNCEEDVSTSNQSNERQLEGSFQISDVLPEHLFDDNSNDKEGPKSGKGRGHGGRGRGRAHHQQNNNQHHNHNGSNHHQVINRGGTHPVGTPPNKQPVKPEQPLPVANKQPPGPRMPDGTRGFALGRGKPQPLLTGLCAVEP
- the LOC139831544 gene encoding uncharacterized protein codes for the protein MGNVHDLGSIREGLRQTMDKLQSWGKRKFGNVTRELNRMREHIKILLASGADSSVIREATYAMNELLYKEEMLWLQRSRIDWLREGDRNTMYFHQKAKWHARRNKITKLKDVGGAIKMVPSDMERTIMSFFKHLYTRGPTINGVPIIALTQELIDEDMNTKLCKDFSVKEISDALFQIGPLKAPGPDGFPARFYQRNWDIYHA